Part of the Syntrophorhabdaceae bacterium genome is shown below.
AGCGCCTGCCTCGGAAAGAGGCTGGTTTTCTACAGAACGGTCCAGCGCCTTTTGGACCTTCGGAGGAAGGAGGTCCCACATGTTTCGAAGATGGGTTCGGTCGGATTTAGCCATTGGTGCTCGTCCTTTTTCTTTTAATATGTGCGCCTGAAGGCGGCTGCATCAGGGCGGGCATTTGGCGCAGACCGATCTGAACTGCATGGTGCTGAGGTACCGGTCTCCCCGGTCGGGCAGTATGACCACGATAATACCGTGTTCCAGCTCTCTCGCCTTTTTAAGCGCTACCGCAACCGCGGCGCCCGCGGAGGTGCCGACAAAAAGTCCTTCTTTCTGGGCGAGAAGGCGTGTCACTTCGAATGCCTCCCCATCCTCCACCATGACCTTCTCGGTCAGTTCCTCGGGGTGATAAATATGAGGGACCATAGACTCCGTCATATTCTTGAGCCCCTGGATGGTGTGGCCCATTACAGGCTCGACACCCACGACCTTTACCGCGGGTTTGACCGATTTCAGGTACCGGCCGGTACCCATGAGCGTGCCCGTGGTGCCCATGCCGGCAATGAATACATCCACCTCGCCCTTTGTCTGACTGAAGATCTCCGGGCCGGTGGTCTCAAAATGGGCAAGGACGTTATCGTTGTTGTCGTACTGGTTGGGCATGAAGTATTTCTCGGGCTCCGTCTCAAGGAGCCTGAGCGCCTTTTTTATGGCCCCGTCAATATTCTCCTTTGCAGGGGTGAGGAATACATGGGAGCCGAGCCCCTCGAGGATGAGCCTTCTTTCACTGCTCACGCACTCAGGCATACAAAGCTCTACCGTATATCCCTTCGCCGCCCCTATCATCGCAATGGCGATGCCTGTGTTTCCAGAGGTGGCTTCGAGAATTATCTTATCCCGAGTAAGCTCTCCCCGTTCCTCTGCCTTCGTGATCATATAGAGGGCCGGCCTGTCCTTCACCGAGCCTCCGGGATTGCATCCTTCGAGTTTGCAGAGGACCTTCACCTCCGGGTTCGGAACGATGTTCATAAGCTCGACAAGGGGCGTATTCCCTATGGCCGAAAGTACATTCATAAAAAGCCTCCACACTAATCCATCCGTGTCGTGTCGGAAAAGATTATCAGAATAAGAGAAGCGAAACAAGTGGCTGTCTCAAAACCGGTCAATCAGAGAAGCGAGCGAGAGCGGCCGCTCCTTGACAAGGACCTGATGAGAATTATACTAGATATTTAAGGTATTTTCAAATCCGGGACCCCCGCGGAAAAGGAGGGTGAATATGAAGGATAT
Proteins encoded:
- a CDS encoding cysteine synthase family protein, translating into MNVLSAIGNTPLVELMNIVPNPEVKVLCKLEGCNPGGSVKDRPALYMITKAEERGELTRDKIILEATSGNTGIAIAMIGAAKGYTVELCMPECVSSERRLILEGLGSHVFLTPAKENIDGAIKKALRLLETEPEKYFMPNQYDNNDNVLAHFETTGPEIFSQTKGEVDVFIAGMGTTGTLMGTGRYLKSVKPAVKVVGVEPVMGHTIQGLKNMTESMVPHIYHPEELTEKVMVEDGEAFEVTRLLAQKEGLFVGTSAGAAVAVALKKARELEHGIIVVILPDRGDRYLSTMQFRSVCAKCPP